The DNA window AAACCAATCGCCAATGGTGCTAATGCACTCTCACCCGGGATTATAGATGCTGATTATGGTATTGTTAAAGAAGATGAAGTTGTTGTATTGACTCCTGAAAATAAAGTTGTTGCTACTGGTCGGGCAAAAATGACTGGTAATAAAATGGTTGAATCCTCCAGAGGAGAAGCCGTAAAAACACGGTGGAGAGATTTACCTATTTCTGATAATTCATCAACGTTATCTGATAGAACTATGCAGACATGGAGCGATGTACAGGATGTAAACAAGCACATCATGGATGATTATATAGAACGCGCTCACAGTTTTATCAAAAACGTTTCAGCATCATATAACCTGCCTGTAAGTGTCTCATATTCAGGAGGTAAGGATAGCCTCGCCGTTCTTCAGCTTGTAAGTGAATGTCTGAACGATTTTACTATAATATTTGCTGATACAGGACTTGAGTTCCCGGAAACTGTAGAAAATACGTATATGGCCGCTGATAAATACAATCAGGATTTGAAAACAGAAAGTGCTGGAAACGCTTTCTGGGAATCGGTTGATAATTTTGGACCTCCAAGTATTGAAGTTCGATGGTGCTGTAAAGTCTGTAAACTGGGTCCTATTACAAGATTGATAGAGAACAATTTTGAAAATGGATGCCTGACATTTATAGGACAGCGTAAATACGAATCCAGTAGTCGCGCAAGAAGTAAAAACGTCTGGAAAAACCCGTGGGTTAATAACCAAATTGCCGCATCTCCTATACAGAACTGGACAGCTTTGCATGTATGGCTGTATCTTTTTAAAACCAATGCCCCTTATAACCCATTGTATGAAAAAGGATTTGACAGAATAGGATGCTGGCTATGCCCGTCTGCTTCACTTGCAGATTTTAAACGTCTGAAAAATACACATCCTGAAATGGAAAAACAGCTAAAAGATTATCTTCTTGATTATGCAAATCGTATGGGATTATCCAAAGATTGGGTGAAATACGGTCTGTGGAGATGGAAGAAACTACCACCAAATATTGCAAAAATGGCGGAAAGGAAAAGCATAGATACAGTTCCAAAATCCAATATGGAAAATCAGAACAAACTGACTTTTTCCATGACATCAGGTTATAGTCCCTGTAAATCAGGCGGGATAGTTGCAGAAGGGAGTTTTGAAACTACCATAGATATGGAACTTATTAAGGATACAGGATTACTACTTCCAGTTGGTAGTGTTTCTTATATAGATGGTGCGGCTTCAATTTTCAGCAATAAGGACAGTGTCCATGTTTTTGCATCTGGAAATATAACATCAAGAGGTGGTACACAGAAAAAAACCAAGAAACTGATGAAAAAAGCCGAATTTTCAGTCAGGAGAGCTTTAAAATGTAGTGGTTGTGGTGTATGTGTAGCACACTGTCCAAATAATGCGATACAAATTAAAAGTGGTACTGCTGTTGTTGGAGATGACTGTACACATTGCAGTGAGTGCATAAGGGTCTGTCCTGTGGTAAAATACAAAGATCTAACTGTATAAATCAAACTATTTTACCCAAAAATATATTTATGATTATAATTATAAATTTATATTGATTAAATGTCAGAAAATAAAAACCTTGATGAGCTTCAAAAAAAGGTTAAATCCTGTATCCAGTCAAAAGAACCTGTGACCTGTATAAACCAAACTATACGATTTGCAAATGAAAATGATATAGATGGTATAGATTTACTGGAATTATCCATACAGGAAAGGGTGAATAATAATTATGATATTGCCTATGTGTACACTCTCGCATCAGTCCAGTTTCTGGATAACGGTGAAAAAGCACAAGCATACCACAACGCGGCTCTTATAGAAACTTCTACAGGGGATGAAAATAAAGCTGAAGACCATTACAGGATAGCTCTTGAATTGAGCCCCGAATATATAAGAGCCCATTATAATTATGCAGGTTTACTGGACAAACTGGGTAGAACCGATGAAGCTGAAAAACATTATAAAAAAGCAAAATCATTGGAAGCAAACATATAAGGTTATCTGCTGATTTTAATCAATTATTATTTTAAAACGGTCTATTTAAAACGGTCTAATTAAATTTTTAACCAGAAACTTTATACCATATACCTACTTTTGTATTACGGTGATTTTTTGGTAAAGAGAGCACTGCTCAGCGTTTCAGATAAGGAAGGTATTGTTGAATTTGCGCATGAGCTTTCAAAATTTGGTGTAGAAATAATTTCCACTGGCGGAACAGGAAGAATACTTCAGGAAAACGGAATAGAGGTTACTGACGTTTCAGAGATTACCAATTTCCCTGAAATGATGGAAGGGAGAATAAAAACACTGCATCCCATGATTCATGGTGGAGTGTTATGTCTTCGTGAAAACTCCAATCATATAGAAGAAGCCAAAATGGCAAATATCAAACTTATTGACATGGTAGTTGTCAACCTCTATCCATTTGAAGTAACGGTTTCAAAAGATGGAGTAAACCTTGATGAAGCTATCGAGTACATCGATATCGGTGGACCTACTCTATTGCGTTCAGCTGCAAAAAACTACCAGTCAGTTGCAGTTATCAGTGACCCAAATGATTACGGCACTGTACTAAAAGAAATGCGTTCAAGCGGTATTGTATCAGATAAAACTAAAAAACATCTTGCAGTCAAAGCATTCAGACACACAGCAAATTATGACAGTGCAATTGACACATACCTCAGCAAAGAACTACTTGACGAAGAGGTTATCAGATTAAACTTTACACAGGGACGACAACTCCGATATGGAGAAAACTGGCATCAAAATGCTACATTTTATAAAGAACCAGATGTAACAGGTCCATCACTTGCAAACACCAAACAACTGCACGGTAAAGCTCTTTCATATAACAATTATGTAGATGCAGATAACGCATTACAGACTGTTAAACAACTTGGAAATGAAAAACCAAGTGTGGCTATTGTTAAACATAACAACCCTTGTGGACTGGCTACAGGTGATTCACTCAATGATGCTCTTAGAGCCGCTTGGGACGGAGACCCCATATCAGCATTCGGAAGTATTATCTGTACAAACACGACATTTGATCTTGAAACCGCTCAATTCCTTAAAGGCAAATTCGTTGAACTTGTATTGGCACCAGATTATGAACCAGAAGCTCTCGAATTCCTGAAAAACAAAAGTGATAATATACGAATCCTTGAACTTCCAGAATTAAATGATAAATCCAATATAGACTACACCTACAAATATATCACTGGCGGCCTACTGAAACAATCAAAGGATGTCGGTACTCACAAAAAGTGGGAATGTGTTACTGAAACGCCGTTCCCTGAAAACAAAAAACCTCTCGGTGAATTCTGTATAAACGCCTGTAAAAGCACAAAATCCAATGCTGTAACTCTTGCCTATGAATACAAAGAG is part of the Methanohalobium evestigatum Z-7303 genome and encodes:
- a CDS encoding phosphoadenosine phosphosulfate reductase domain-containing protein, which codes for MSKPLYLGKLQLYWCRSCNLPVLGENCNCGSDTDNLEVTPPGDVRPAFKYDIDFINSISIKQFNTPLISTGKIVLLNKIPSEDRMEEIIVDGEIIGSIRYEIEDLKWKLLLRLSGARKLFQYNKQDKSDIKSWVIIDDSAVKPIANGANALSPGIIDADYGIVKEDEVVVLTPENKVVATGRAKMTGNKMVESSRGEAVKTRWRDLPISDNSSTLSDRTMQTWSDVQDVNKHIMDDYIERAHSFIKNVSASYNLPVSVSYSGGKDSLAVLQLVSECLNDFTIIFADTGLEFPETVENTYMAADKYNQDLKTESAGNAFWESVDNFGPPSIEVRWCCKVCKLGPITRLIENNFENGCLTFIGQRKYESSSRARSKNVWKNPWVNNQIAASPIQNWTALHVWLYLFKTNAPYNPLYEKGFDRIGCWLCPSASLADFKRLKNTHPEMEKQLKDYLLDYANRMGLSKDWVKYGLWRWKKLPPNIAKMAERKSIDTVPKSNMENQNKLTFSMTSGYSPCKSGGIVAEGSFETTIDMELIKDTGLLLPVGSVSYIDGAASIFSNKDSVHVFASGNITSRGGTQKKTKKLMKKAEFSVRRALKCSGCGVCVAHCPNNAIQIKSGTAVVGDDCTHCSECIRVCPVVKYKDLTV
- the purH gene encoding bifunctional phosphoribosylaminoimidazolecarboxamide formyltransferase/IMP cyclohydrolase, which encodes MVKRALLSVSDKEGIVEFAHELSKFGVEIISTGGTGRILQENGIEVTDVSEITNFPEMMEGRIKTLHPMIHGGVLCLRENSNHIEEAKMANIKLIDMVVVNLYPFEVTVSKDGVNLDEAIEYIDIGGPTLLRSAAKNYQSVAVISDPNDYGTVLKEMRSSGIVSDKTKKHLAVKAFRHTANYDSAIDTYLSKELLDEEVIRLNFTQGRQLRYGENWHQNATFYKEPDVTGPSLANTKQLHGKALSYNNYVDADNALQTVKQLGNEKPSVAIVKHNNPCGLATGDSLNDALRAAWDGDPISAFGSIICTNTTFDLETAQFLKGKFVELVLAPDYEPEALEFLKNKSDNIRILELPELNDKSNIDYTYKYITGGLLKQSKDVGTHKKWECVTETPFPENKKPLGEFCINACKSTKSNAVTLAYEYKEGCYMMLAMGAGQPNRVDSIRKLAATKARENLQVIYERENPDMDFEKYCEQVMSNCVMASDAFFPFDDSVIHANEYNIKYILSPGGSIRDNEVIDTANRLGISLVFTEMRHFLH
- a CDS encoding tetratricopeptide repeat protein, giving the protein MSENKNLDELQKKVKSCIQSKEPVTCINQTIRFANENDIDGIDLLELSIQERVNNNYDIAYVYTLASVQFLDNGEKAQAYHNAALIETSTGDENKAEDHYRIALELSPEYIRAHYNYAGLLDKLGRTDEAEKHYKKAKSLEANI